From one Humulus lupulus chromosome 8, drHumLupu1.1, whole genome shotgun sequence genomic stretch:
- the LOC133798577 gene encoding bifunctional dihydrofolate reductase-thymidylate synthase-like, with protein MHTHTPNPATSSLRRHSASTVLLDFLGFVREFSIFSFSVSLHFLFLFDLVFSFLKFIEEKKSKKSIPHFSAFALPGEIVMAGETLISVNGNGNGNVNGNVNGNVQPNPQRTYQVVVAATRDMGIGKDGKLPWRLPSDLKFFKNITIATSDPGKKNAVLMGRKTWESIPLEHRPLPGRLNVVLTRSGSFDIATAENVVICGSMTSALELLAASPYCLSIEKVFVIGGGQILREALNSSSCDAIHITDIETSIECDTFIPAIDSSAFQPWYSSFPVVENNIRYSFTTYVRVRSPAVESSNENGDLTFNGKSDINKFEVKKFSFLPKMIFDRHEEYLYLRMVQDIISDGNSKDDRTGTGTFSKFGCQMRFNLRKTFPLLTTKKVFWRGVVEELLWFISGSTSGKVLQEKGIHIWDGNASRDYLDRIGLTDREEGDLGPVYGFQWRHFGARYTDMHADYSGQGFDQLLDVIDKIQNNPDDRRIILSAWNPSDLKLMALPPCHMFAQFYVANGELSCQMYQRSADMGLGVPFNIASYALLTCMVAHVCGLVPGDFVHVLGDAHVYRNHVRPLQDQLQKLPKPFPILKINPEKKNIDSFVPDDFTLIGYDPHQKIEMKMAV; from the exons atgcacacacacacacccaACCCAGCCACGAGCTCTCTGAGGCGGCATTCCGCGTCAACCGTGCTTTTGGATTTTTTGGGGTTTGTCAGAGAattctctattttttctttttcggTTTCTCtccactttctttttctttttgatttggttttttcttttttaaaatttattgagGAAAAAAAATCGAAGAAATCGATACCGCATTTCTCAG CTTTTGCGCTTCCGGGAGAGATCG TTATGGCTGGTGAAACTTTGATCAGTGTTAATGGAAACGGCAATGGCAATGTCAATGGCAATGTCAATGGCAACGTGCAGCCTAATCCACAGAGGACTTACCAAGTTGTTGTGGCTGCAACCAGAGATATGGGTATTGGTAAGGATGGGAAGCTGCCATGGAGATTGCCTTCTGATCTCAAGTTCTTTAAGAACATCACGATAGCCACGTCAGATCCTGGGAAAAAAAATGCTGTTTTAATGGGTAGGAAAACATGGGAGAGTATTCCTCTTGAGCATCGTCCACTACCTGGTCGCCTCAATGTTGTTCTGACTCGTTCTGGGAGTTTTGATATCGCCACGGCTGAGAATGTAGTAATCTGTGGTAGCATGACATCTGCTTTGGAGTTGTTAGCTGCTTCCCCTTACTGCCTGTCCATTGAGAAAGTGTTCGTCATAGGGGGTGGCCAAATACTAAG GGAAGCTCTAAACTCGTCTAGCTGTGATGCTATCCACATTACGGATATTGAGACAAGCATTGAATGTGACACTTTTATCCCTGCTATTGATTCTTCTGCATTTCAGCCTTGGTACTCATCATTTCCCGTGGTGGAGAATAATATTCGTTATTCCTTTACCACTTATGTACGGGTGAGAAGTCCTGCAGTTGAATCCTCAAATGAAAATGGTGATCTGACCTTTAATGGTAAGTCAGATATTAATAAGTTTGAGGTAAAGAAGTTCTCATTCCTGCCCAAGATGATTTTTGATAGGCATGAGGAGTATCTCTATCTAAGAATGGTACAAGATATCATCTCCGATGGAAATTCTAAAGATGATAGAACAGGTACTGGAACTTTTTCGAAATTTGGTTGCCAG ATGCGGTTCAATCTGCGGAAAACTTTCCCTCTTCTAACGaccaag AAAGTATTCTGGCGAGGGGTTGTGGAAGAACTTCTGTGGTTTATAAGTGGCTCTACAAGTGGCAAG GTCCTTCAGGAGAAAGGCATTCATATATGGGATGGCAATGCATCTAGAGACTATTTAGATCG CATTGGTTTGACAGACAGGGAAGAGGGTGACTTAGGGCCAGTTTATGGGTTTCAGTGGAGACACTTTGGTGCTAG GTATACTGATATGCATGCTGACTACTCTGGCCAAGGATTTGATCAGTTGCTAGATGTTATTGACAAGATACAAAATAATCCTGATGATCGACGAATAATTCTCTCAGCCTGGAATCCTTCTGATCTCAAATTGATGGCCCTTCCACCGTGCCACATGTTTGCTCAG TTCTATGTAGCCAATGGGGAGTTATCATGTCAGATGTATCAGCGATCTGCTGACATGGGCCTGGGTGTGCCATTTAACATTGCGTCTTATGCACTTCTGACATGCATGGTTGCTCATGTTTGTG GTCTGGTTCCTGGTGATTTTGTCCATGTTCTTGGAGATGCTCATGTCTACCGCAATCATGTCAGGCCTCTACAGGATCAGCTTCAGAAATTGCCGAAGCCTTTTCCT ATTTTAAAGATCAATCCCGAGAAAAAGAATATAGACTCTTTTGTGCCTGATGATTTCACACTCATTGGTTACGATCCACACCAGAAGATAGAAATGAAAATGGCTGTATAG